The window ATAATGGTTTGACATGGCATGAACTCATACCAGAAAAAGTAGACAGCTCCAAGATGTACTCAGCACACAAAAGGAACTTCAACATAGTCATCCGAGCAGTACAGCCCAGGTCGTTGCGTGAACCCTTGACGCTTAAGCAGCTTCCTAGCGTTTAACACGATCTCTTGGTTGCTAATTTCACCATCGGATTCATGTAATATCGTCTGAATCGCATTGCTAAATGCTCCATAAGCCTCGCGAGAATTCCCAGAAGGAGTAGCATCAGCAGAGGTCTGATCAGTCTGACATCCACTAAGAAGTATACCGTGTCTAGGTAAATTCCGATTATTTGCACCAGCATATACTTCTTGTTTGCTCCCCACTTCAACATCTACAGCGGGTTTTGCATAATCCTCATCCTTCTCCTCGAGCTTCTGCTTAAAAAACTCCATTGCGAGTCCCCCAACAGCAGCTAGCAATTCGCCTGTTCCCCCTTCTCCTCCATGAAGTTTGTTTAGTATGACTTTCATGAACTTCTTCACCTTTGGACTAGCATCTTCCCCAAACGCGTCAAATAAAGTAGGTCGGATTTTCCCCACATCAATGTCATCTTTTCCGGTCTTTTCTTTAAGCATGTCGATAAGGGTTGAAAGGGGGAGAGATCGACTTTTCACGTAGCCTCTATGGCCTTCGTAGCTGTCCTCATCGATCACCCTGTAGTCGGGCTCATAGTTCCTGGTTTGATGATGAGGGAGGTGGATTCCGCGAGACTGTAATGCATCAGAGACAGTCTCCCTGACTGCATTCTTTAAGAAGCCTGATAGACTGAAGTGTGAGGAGCCAGTATGGTCTTGATTGGAATGGGATTGTGTGCTTTCTCCTATCTGTTCTTTTGCCCCACTAATTAGGCCTCCGCTGTGGCATGAATCTGAGACTATTGTGATTCGACAACCATCTGGTACTTGGCACACCAAATCTTTGAAATCTTCATCTGCACAAAGTGACATTGGCATTGAGCAAGTAACTAAAGAATTGTTGAGATCAACATAATCATACGCAGTATATCCGGCTTATAGAAGTTATGATCAGAATTAGAGATGGAAAAATGCTTAGGCAGGTGCGGTATGCCCTCCCCCATATCCAATTATCCATACCCATCATCTATCTACCACCCATGATGCGCCTACCCACCTACGTCTACATCAAACTCATTCTCACCTACTATACCCAACTAGCTAGATATACCTATCATGGGTATATTCACCTTATAACTGCCTCACATTCACTATATGTCCGTGTTATATGTGTTCCATACAATCGcaataatttacaaatttaattgcatatctaattttatttaaatcatattatgtaataagataaaattaatattcttaattttttataattatttatgataaaaatatacaaaattgatATATGTACATTGTAGTTATGGATCAAGAGGGTATGAAGCAAGTCGAGTGGACATAAGCGGGTAAGATCTTATACCCACCACCTACCCACCAAATTCATACCCATACCTGCCAACTAGGATGGATACAATGTGAAACGCGTATAATTTTATTTGCCTACCATGTCTAATCAGAATCGAGAAAGGGTTGAATGACTTAAATATCAAAAGCCAaacattaaaataacaaaatcaaatcataaattTAGCTAATCGAAAAACTACAAACAGCTTTATAAGACatatatagaaaaataaaacattgTAAAGTTAAAAAACTTTAACTTATACTAGCGAAGAATGACATAGGAATATAAGAGTAAACATGTACATG of the Amaranthus tricolor cultivar Red isolate AtriRed21 chromosome 6, ASM2621246v1, whole genome shotgun sequence genome contains:
- the LOC130815312 gene encoding metacaspase-5-like, with product MGKKAVLIGINYPGTKAELKGCINDVNRMHRCLLELYGFDEQDITILIDTDSSYTQPTGKNIRRALQDLVRSAEPGDFLFVHYSGHGTRLPAETGEVDDTGFDECIVPCDMNLITDEDFKDLVCQVPDGCRITIVSDSCHSGGLISGAKEQIGESTQSHSNQDHTGSSHFSLSGFLKNAVRETVSDALQSRGIHLPHHQTRNYEPDYRVIDEDSYEGHRGYVKSRSLPLSTLIDMLKEKTGKDDIDVGKIRPTLFDAFGEDASPKVKKFMKVILNKLHGGEGGTGELLAAVGGLAMEFFKQKLEEKDEDYAKPAVDVEVGSKQEVYAGANNRNLPRHGILLSGCQTDQTSADATPSGNSREAYGAFSNAIQTILHESDGEISNQEIVLNARKLLKRQGFTQRPGLYCSDDYVEVPFVC